The stretch of DNA TGACCTCGAGGTGCTCCAGGGCCATGGGTGCTGTTCCCGCGTCACCGCTGGCTCTGTTGGGGCGATCACAGGGAGTTATCCCTGTTGTCCCTTTGGGCGGTGGGCACAGGGACGTGCtgtccttctccccctgcccctttcgGGCTCAGGTGGTCGGGAGGGATCCCGACATCCCCTGCAGGGATGGATGACGTCTCCCATCCCCGTGCCACGTGTGGGTTTGGGACCCCACGCGGGGACACTGTGCCACATCCATCCCCACAAATGCTCGTCTCCCCCAGGCCACCCATCCTGAGCTCCGGGAGCATCTCTTCGGCCATCACGGGGCAGCCCTGCCCCCGTCCCATCGCATCCCCGGCGGGGTGTGAGATGCGGCCAGGCGGGGTGTGAGGCACCGCCAGGGCTCATCCCCAGGGAAGCTGAGCCGAAAACATCCCTTGGAGCTGGAGCCCCGACCCGCACGATGCTGAGCCTCAAGTTACCCCGGCTGCTCAGCATCCACCAAGTGCCTAAGGTCAGAGGGGAGTTTTTCTTCCCTAAGCATGAGGCTCGGTGGGGTTTTGGGAGGTGACAAGCGGGAGCAGCGAGCCGGGGTGGCcatccccaccccggggcagTGCTCAGCCCCTTCCTGGGACCACCTCCCGTGGTGGGGACACAGCTCTGTCCTCACCGCAGCGTCCTGGGTCCTGAATCAGGGGCACCCTCCTTTCAGCaacctttcttccttctcctcccgtttgtccttccttccttctccgatttgcccttccttctcctccgGCTGCCACCGGTGCCAGTCCTTGCCTTGCAGGGGTACCAGGAGCAGGGGATCCTCTTCGGGTATCGCCCCCCCAGAAGCTCGGCAGCAGATTGCCTCCTCAGCGTCTTCCAAATGACGAACGAGACGCTAAATATCTGGACGCATTTTGTACCTGCCTGGTGGGTACCCTGTCCCGGGGCTTCAGCATCCCTGGCGGGTCTCCGGGCTGGGAGCaaggctgggggagcagggacgggggaCACCCAAGGGTGCCATGCTCGCCTTCCCACAGGTACTTCGTGTGGACCCTGgtggggcggctgcgggggccggggggccgggagGACCCCCACGCCTGGCCCCTCCTCGCCTACCTGCTGACCTGCTGCATCTAccccctggcctccagctgcgCCCACACCTTCAGCACCATGTCCACCCGCGCCCGCCACATCTGCTACTTCTTCGATTACGCCGCTCTCAGCATGTACAGCTTGGGTGAGGACGGGCACGTCCgcgggggtctcggggggggggagggggtgccgGTCCCCAGCTTTTCCCCAGGGACGGGGCTGAACCCTGGGTGCTCAGATGGCTCATACCCACGGGACAAGCAGAAACGGCGGCTGCTTGTGTGtagtttctcctcctcttcctcctcctcctcctccctgcagcctgcTGCTTAGGAGGGACCGGGAAGCATCTCTGACACCACCAGAAATAGTAATTTGGGGCTGGGTTTCGTGTCGGGCAGCCCTGGGACGGAGGCCTGGCTGTGTGACGCTCTTCGGTATCTGTAgtaaacagaataagaaaaaaatcccccattAAAGACAAACGCTGCCAGTGAGGCGGGCGGCACCTGGCTGGGGTGCAAGCccaggggcggcggcggcagcagcagcatcgGCAGCATCCAGGGTCTGCCCGTGGCGCAAAACACCCCCAGTCCCTCCTGGAGCGGTGTCTGCAGGAGCTGGTACCTGAGGGTCCCCTTGATTCGCTGCTCCCCTGCCTTCAttcccatctccctcccctgAGAGCCCCCAGTGCCAGCGCGAGGGTTCACAGCTGTGTCCCGGAGGATGCGGAGGGTCCCACGGGACCTGGCACTGACCGGGCACCTCCCGGACTTCCAGGGTCGGCGCTGGCGTACTCGGCGTACATCTTCCCTGCGGAATGGGTCAACAGCACCTTCCACCGCTGCTATGTCCCCGTTGCCGTCTTTAACACTGTCGTTAGCACCAGCCTGTCCTGCTATTCCAGGTAAGCTGCTGCCTTATCTGCCCTGCCTGCTACAGCATAATCATTAATTAGTATTATTAATAAAGGTTTTTAATTACAGGCTGTATTGTAACAATAGGAGCCTTAAGctcgggaaggggaagaaggggactTTTGGTTTGGGAAACGCGTTGCACGTTGGCGCCGGGAGAGTTTGATGGTCgaaaatgcaaagcaaatgaGGTggctttaatttttgaaagttcAGAAGGTAATTTCGTAGGGTGCGTGTGCCCGGCAGGAAGATACCCATGCCCAGCGCCTTCTTTGGGCCGTTGTTTTTCTAACGTAACCTGCAAAAAGGGGTGGGCTCCTGGGCCCCCAGCCTCTGAGCAGGGGGTTAGGCTTAAACACGCGCGCGGTCCTGCCAAAGGCACGTATCAGCCGAGATGCGGTGTGCGTGAGGGTGTGtttacacgtgtgtgtgtgtgtttgtgtgtgtgtataacaGATTTCCAGAGGAGGAACCTCAACGTTCTCGCAGCCGATAGCATCATTTTGAAAGTACGAGCAGCGTTGCGTGCATGGTATTTTCTTCCTGAGTGGCATGAGACAATTTGTTTGGAATAACTGGAATGTCTCAActgctcctctgctttccagcGACACATGCCGTGCTCGATCTCtgcctggtttggggtttgtttaatTCGTGGTAGTCACCTCCCTGAAGGCTGTGCTTGTGAAGCGCTCCTGTCTGCCATCGCGCCGACGTGCAGTTTGCTTCGCAAAATGTACGATTCCCattttcacagctgctgtgaattGTTTGGCATTATCCTTTCCTTGTATTTTGGGGTGGCTTTATATTTTGAGGTGTCTTtgcggttttttttttgggggggggaagggggatcTTTGCCATGTGGTCGCCTGTCGCAGCATCACGTAACCCCAGGGGGGCTTTTCCTCCCCGGCTGCCATGGCCCaggcagcccccccagaccctcccgGCCCAGGGCCGTGTTTCCACGCTGCTGCCTCGGCAGGGGGGAGGATGCTCCGGTGCCCTGGCGGATGCAGCAGGAGGAATCCGCTCCCGGCCGGCTCTGCCGCAAGAGAGGGGCTGCGGTGGGGCGGGATGCAGCTGAGCATCGCCCGGCCTTCCCGAGGGGCAGAGTGCTAAACTCTTGATATTCCTTACGGATCCTGCAAATTTGGCTCATTTAAGCCTCTTTTGGGTAGGGGAGGATTCACTCTCCTTTAGGTCTGTGAGTTACTCACGGGAGTAACCCCCAGGGGTGGAAGGTTTGGACTTATCCTTGGTGTTACTGAGCAGAACAGCAAAATCAAGGATCTCTCTTGGATTGCTCTGCAGATAACACCCGCTGGGGCTTGGTGTTTTTTCCTTATattcctcatttctttctctttctttttgtctctttccccTCTCTTATTCTTGTCATGTGCGTGTCTTTATTGTCTCATTAGATGGGCTTAGAAAACGAAGCTCACTGACCATGTGCTAATCCCAGTATTTACCACTTGAAGATAACACTTAGGAAAATACCAGCAACTTGAGATCAGTTCCAGGTTAATTTGgaatttaagtttaaaaaaaattctcgaTCTGCAAATTTCATTGTCAGCATCTCTCTACTACGAAACTGTTATGTGAAAAACATCCGACAGGTGCTACGTGATAGAATAGTCTCAGTAATTTCCATTAGAGAAGTAGTAAATCCATTGAAggtcagtttaaaaataaaaaaaaaaaagcatccacaaAAGATCCCTGGGTGAGGAAGAATACTGGATAGACCATACCAGTGGGGGCCAGCAATGCTGGTTTACCCCCGTGGTGGTGAGCGGAGCCCCCGTAATTCACCACTGCACCCCGTGCACACCAGGTCACGCCTGGGGACCGCGTTAGCCATGGGGCTACCAGCATCCCCACACCCCGCGCATGTGAGCATCTCAGCTGCCTgtctctccccttcctctcctctcgcgggctggggctggtggggctgcagaGAACAAGGGAGCACGGTTTTGTGCCCGCCCCACACCCTGGGTTGCCCGAGCCACAGCTGGcgggttggggacagggaggcgGCAAGGGCTGGCCACCCCCGCGACCTGCGTGAGGCCACCGGCCCCATTTCCCACCGCAGGGCGCTGCTCACCGATCGCATCCGCTTCGGTGTCACCCTGGGCTGAGTCACGCCAGCCAAAACATCCCTCCATGGCGGGGGCGTTGGACGGGAAACCGCATTGCGCAAGGGGCGGTGATGGTTCCGAGGCGGGCGCAGGGCAGGGGACGTGCCCGGGCactcctgctcctgcccggctccccagggctcagcaaTGCTGTCGGGGCTGCTCCGCCACCCGcaccctgggcagggctggctccagCAGCCGGGGGGGTCCGTGGCTGCCTGGAACCGGGGTCACTGGAGGGGAGAGGCGGACATTTAGGAGAGTTTCATGCTGATGTTtcatgacaggctgagagagttggggggggctcagcctggagaaggctccggggagaccttccagccccttccagtccctaaaggggctccaggaaagctggggagggactctggagcagggaggggagccgtgggacgagggggaatggttttacactgaaagaggggagatttagtttaggtatcaggaagaagttctttgctgtgagggcggtgagcccctggcccaggttgcccagagaagctgtggctgccccatccctggaggggctcaaggccaggttggacggggcttggagcaacctgggctggtgggaggtgtccctgcccagggcagggggtgccactgggggggctttaaggtcccttccaacccaaaccattctgagattctgtgCTCAGGCTGTCAGTGCTGGGCTACCTGAACCCAGCTGGGCTTCTGCAGCGTGGCCAAAGGCAGTGGCAACACACGCTCAGCCTCGTGACGTGCCCCATGAAGGTCCATGGGAGTACGGGTTACTGCTGAGGAGGATGCAGGGACTTGCAGTGGGGTATCTGAAGAAAGGCTACTGCACCAAATTTTATCAGCTTCTCAGGAAAATTTTCCAATCCTAGATGGCTGGTTTATGAGTCAACAGTAAgatttttgtttggtggttttttgcaTCCTTTAGCCTCGGAATGTTGAATTGCCACGCAGGGAAACACGATGATGgactgaaatcatagaatcacagagtggtttgggtgggaagggaccttaaagccaccccagtggcaccccctgccctgggcagggacacctcccaccagcccaggttgctccaagccccgtccaacctggccttgaacccctccagggatggggcagccacagcttctctgggcaacctgggccaggggctcaccgccctcacagccaagaatttcttcctcagatctcatctcaatctcccctcttccagtttgaagctattacccctcctcccatcactacatgcccttgtaaaaagaaataagtgTGTTTATCCTTCAAATGGCGCCAGATACCTCTGTCACGCTGACATAGAGAGCGTCTGACTGCGTCCGCCCGCCCGCTGCAGGATGAGCAGCTGCACAAAAGGTTTCTTTCATGCTGGAGGATTTGGCatttccctgcagccttccccgggaaagcagaaaaacctgtacGGGCTTTTCTTTCACGAGGAGAACAGAGCACGCCTAAACTCTGCTCCATCGCGTGCCATCCTCTGTGAATAGGGCACTGTCCCCGGGGTTACCGTGCGCCCGGGCTGCGATACGGTGGCTCTATTTTGGCAGCAGGTTGGGTCGGGACATGGCGGAGGGAGTGGGAAGGTGCGTGGCCAGGGTGAGcgcagcacccagcagcagcggggGAGCAGGACGGGAGGCCAGCACCGGGCAGGTGAAACCACGGTAGGAAAATACAGCGGGAATCATGCAGaaatacaggagaaaagagaGCAGGAGGCACCTTCAGCATCATCGCGGTGTCTTCTGAGCAAGCCACAAGCCATGGTGGAAGGCCAAACCGAGGAGGAGCAAGATGAAAGCCCTTGCGCAGTTGGTGGCTCTTGAGCACAAGTTGAATTGTTGGGGTTTCAACCCATATTTTGGGTCACGTTGATAGAGCCCTTCTGCTTTGCGGGCAGGTCTGTTGTAAGTCTGCTCTCAAGTTGATCTCCCGGATTCCACATTGGGCTAAAACCCTACCAAAGCTGGTCTCTCCCAGCAGGGAGACATCGCGGGGAGAGGTTTTCCGTTCCCAGGCTGGAGCTCCTGTGGCTGCGGCGGGATGCCAGGGTGATGGGCTTGCTGCTggagccctccccggggcaggagcATCCTGACGCCCGCTCTGCTGCTTTGAGGCTCCCCCGGGCTTTCTGTCTCCAGGTTTCGTTTGAGTTGCGTTCCCCGCGCGACCGGAGCAGGCTCGGAGCTCGGCACAGGACTTGCCACCCAGCTCCAGGCTTTAGAGTGTTTTTTTTCGGGGACCTGGGTGGTCAATTATTTTGTGATTTCAGCTGTGAAGTATGTCCCGCATTTCAGCAGCGTGATTTCCTGGGGAACAAAATGCAGGATATTATTCCCTGTCCAGACGTACACTTTCCTCCTCATATATGGTATAaccaccaggctgctgctgccattATAACGGTGATGTCATTAAAAAGCAACTTGTTCAACCAATTTAGTTTGTGATTTCAGTAACTCTCTCCATGCCTTCTCTGAAATGACAAAGTCTTGGCGGGATGTAAAAGAGGAGGATGCTGTGACATTTGGTGCATTTCAGACACAAGCTGCAGTACAGCTTAATTAACAAACAGTGACAATCCCTGCCCGAATGCTGCATTACCTACGCAGCCTCCCAAACCAAGGCAGATGTGTTTTCCGTGGTTGCTGCGCTCAGAAAGCTGGGATTCAAAACCAAGAGTGAAATCTCGGTTAAAAACAACTGCAGGGGCGGCAGCTGTTTAAAGACCGGCTATGTTCCTACCTGCTGATGGGTAACGGTTAATGAGCAATGGTAGAAGAAGCAAAATCAGCCACGCCAGGGTGGCGTAAAAAAgattttcagagctgcagagatgCACCTGCGAGAGCCAGAGCATGAAACAGGGGAGGGGGGGCCCTAaatccttcctcccccagctcaGGGCTCAGCCAGGGAAGGTTCAGTCGCGTTTTGCTGAGGGTGCTCGCAGCTTTAATGCCGTCGGCGGGCAAAACCACGCAGCCGTCCGTGGGGAGGGCGTCCGTGCAGTCTATACACCGCGATTCGCAGTCCCCGGCAAAGGAGCGACAGAGAGCCCAGTGCTCCCGTCAGCCTCACCTGCCGGGCTGCGCCGCCTGAAACGCCCGCTCTCTTCTCCTCTAGGTTTCTGGAGGTGGAGCGGCCCCGGTTCAGCAAGGCTTCCCGCACCCTGGCCTTCGTCTACCCGTACCTCTTCGACAGCATCCCTCTCTTCTACAGGGTATGGCCCACCTTCACAGCGCCAAGGCATTTGCAGGGCTGGAAATAGCAGCTGCTTCTTCTTAGCctgaaaatatttgggaaaaatgtgccagcctttttttttttttttctttaaaaaaaaaaaggaaaacaaactccGGCAGGAAAAGagatttgggtattttttcctgcACCTATTGATAGGCAGATTCCTTCCACTTCAAAGCGCCGCGCTCAGACTTCGTGCTGGAAAGTCACTGCCTTTGAAAGCTGCAAGCCTCCCAGTTCCTAAACTGGAGCGGGGTGGGAATTTTGCTGCAGTGAGGTCTAAGGACGGGAGGCGCGGGGCTGGGGTTTGCAGGAAATGGAGGTGACAGCTCTCGTATTGAGCCCTGGCTCCCGCACCGCGTGCCGTGTTGTTGGGTGGTGGGCAGCCGGAGGCGGTGGGGGCTCAGGGAATGGCACTGCTTCCTTTAGAAACGTGTCGttcctctttttcccttgctCGGTACCCCTGGGGGGACGCCCCTCTGCGGCTGCAGTTCTACCTGTGCGCGGCGGAGAGCTGCACGGAGGCTGCGATCCTGCTCCACTACAAGCACACCGTCTTCGCCTTCCTCACCTGCTTCATCTTCGCCAGCCACCTGCCAGAGAGACTCGCGCCAGGACACTTCGACTATATTGGTAAGTGCCAAAAGGGTGAGCTGGCGttgttttcccattgttttcaggAAGAAAGCGCGTTAATGCGCGAGCGACTCCCAGAGGTTATAATATATTCCCTGCTGGAAATACGAAATGTAGTTTTGCATCCAAGATCCAGCAGTCCTGCCGGGGTGAAGCGGGTACAGCTCCGGAAGCCACGCTGGTTCCAAAATGCTTCACAAAGGGTTTCGTGACCGCAAACACTCATTTCTAATGCCAAAAACCCCTCACCTGTGGCACAGCGGCGTGTCACGGTGCCGTGTCAGGGCGCTGCAGGAGCAGCCGCCGAGGGGACT from Chroicocephalus ridibundus chromosome 9, bChrRid1.1, whole genome shotgun sequence encodes:
- the PAQR5 gene encoding membrane progestin receptor gamma; translated protein: MLSLKLPRLLSIHQVPKGYQEQGILFGYRPPRSSAADCLLSVFQMTNETLNIWTHFVPAWYFVWTLVGRLRGPGGREDPHAWPLLAYLLTCCIYPLASSCAHTFSTMSTRARHICYFFDYAALSMYSLGSALAYSAYIFPAEWVNSTFHRCYVPVAVFNTVVSTSLSCYSRFLEVERPRFSKASRTLAFVYPYLFDSIPLFYRFYLCAAESCTEAAILLHYKHTVFAFLTCFIFASHLPERLAPGHFDYIGHSHQVFHVCGIIGTHFQMEAIMMDMAERHDRLLPPALLPSSLQTLGAMGICVAVSLAVIGLCSMSLRFMLEPLQREKPHGH